A single Ziziphus jujuba cultivar Dongzao chromosome 11, ASM3175591v1 DNA region contains:
- the LOC107432378 gene encoding dehydration-responsive element-binding protein 2F — translation MENYKKSPLKPWKKGPTRGKGGPQNATCEYRGVRQRTWGKWVAEIREPKKRTRLWLGSFATAEEAAMAYDEAARRLYGPDAYLNLPHLQSNSSNSPIKSQKFKWFPSKNFISMFPSCGLLNINAQPSVHVIHQRLQELKQNGVLSQTTSSSSTSSSSDSKQLEAVQITTQLENPSEKEKDMEISSDKMVKDQDQDQEKPQIDLNEFLQQLGVLKGGREAEEGSCYAVPESPFKELNDHELGDFTEQSFDWDTLMEMQGIHADDDQAAEANNSTFQAYDVNEELGFPNSIWNF, via the coding sequence atggaaaattacaaaaaatctCCATTGAAGCCGTGGAAGAAAGGTCCAACAAGAGGCAAAGGTGGGCCTCAGAATGCCACATGTGAATACAGAGGAGTAAGACAGAGAACTTGGGGCAAATGGGTTGCTGAAATCAGAGAGCCCAAGAAGAGGACCAGGCTCTGGTTGGGCTCTTTTGCCACAGCTGAAGAAGCTGCCATGGCTTATGATGAGGCTGCAAGGAGACTCTATGGTCCAGATGCTTATCTCAATCTTCCTCATCTCCAAAGCAATTCCAGCAATTCTCCTATCAAATCTCAAAAGTTCAAATGGTTTCCTTCTAAGAATTTCATCTCCATGTTTCCCTCTTGTGGTTTGCTCAATATAAATGCACAGCCTAGTGTGCATGTCATACACCAAAGACTCCAAGAGCTGAAGCAAAATGGGGTCCTCAGCCAAACCACTTCTTCTTCGTCTACTTCATCTTCCTCTGATTCGAAACAACTCGAAGCGGTTCAGATCACAACCCAATTGGAAAATCCatcagagaaagagaaagacatGGAGATTTCATCGGATAAGATGGTGAAAGATCAAGATCAAGATCAGGAGAAGCCACAGATTGATCTCAACGAGTTTCTTCAGCAGCTGGGTGTGCTGAAAGGAGGAAGAGAGGCAGAAGAAGGAAGCTGCTATGCAGTGCCAGAATCCCCATTCAAAGAACTCAATGATCATGAACTTGGAGATTTTACTGAGCAGAGTTTCGATTGGGATACGTTGATGGAGATGCAGGGGATTCATGCTGATGATGATCAAGCAGCAGAAGCTAATAATAGTACCTTTCAAGCCTATGATGTTAATGAAGAACTGGGTTTCCCCAATTCCATTTGGAACTTTTAG